The region GCAGCTTCTGGCCCGGGTAGATCAGGTCGGCCTTCTCCACGATGTCGTCGTTCAGCTTGAAGAGCTTCTTCCAGCCGCCCTTGACGTGGTGCTCCTTGGCGATCTTGCCGAGGGTGTCGCCGGACTTGACCTTGTACTCGCCGTCACCCTTCTTGATCGGGCCACGGGGCTGCTCACGCGTGGCGCGCTCGGGCGCGGTGTGCGGCTGGGCCTTCGGCTGGGCAGGCTGGGCGGCCGGGGCCGACTTGGTGGAGGCCGACGGCTGGTCCTGCGAACCGGAGGGCGCGGAGGGGGCGGACGGCGCGGACGGCGCGGACGGCGCGGACGGGCTGCCGCCGGAGGTCAGACCCTTGCCGCAGACCGGCCAGGCGCCCTTGCCCTGGCTGCCGAGGACCTTCTCGGCTATCTGGATCTGCTGGCTCTTGCTGGCCTTGTCCGCGGTGGGCGCGTAGGCGGTGCCGCCGTACGCGGCCCAGGTGGAGCTCGAGAACTGCAGGCCGCCGTAGTAGCCGTTGCCGGTGTTGATCGACCAGTTGCCACCGGCCTCGCACTGCGCGACCTGGTCCCACTGGACGCCGCTGGCCGCGGAGGCGGAGGTCGCCCCGATGAGGGGCGCCGCCACGGCGGCACCGGCGAGACCGGTGAGCGCGGCGATACGGGTGGCCTTGGAGGGACGGCGGTGCTTCCCGTTGGACTTCAGCATCGTTGGTTCGTTTCCTCACCGACGCCTACGAGGTGAGCTGTCGGGTTCGGACGTGAGTTGCCCGGCCGGTCGCGATGATCGCTCCCGGCTTCACCCCTAGCCGACGAGCCCGTGTCCACAGGCCACTCGGCACCTACCTTGGGTCCCCCGCTCCTGCCTTCGGCGCTGACGCGTCGGTTTCCCCCCGACCGCCGGCAGGATTCGGCGTGACGATCGACGGTGCCCGCGGTGGCGAGCGGAAAGACGTTAAACACACCTCCCCAGAACGTTCAAACACCCCAATGGCAGCGAATGGGGCTGTAATTGATCTCACCCGGCCCACATCGGCGCAGGTAGGGCCGGGTGAGGAGAGATCGGACACGAGGTGCGCCCCGGAAATTGTGACGAGATGTATGTCTCACCGGAACCAGATCGGGCAATTCCCCCCGAATCACTGCTCCCTGATGGTGAGGTCAAGTCGCTGACCAGGGATGATCAGGTCGGGGTCGATTCCGATGAGGTCCTCGTTGCTCTCGTAGAGCCCTTCCCAACCTCGGGACACATTCCGGTCCTCGGCGATCCCTGACAGATTGTCACCGGGGCGAACAGTGTAATCGTCGCCCGTGGGGCCCTGGTCGCGGTCCACGGCGTCACGCGAGGCATGGCGCCCGGAGGGCTGCCCGTCCGCCGAATCGCCGTCCTCGGCCCGCCCCCCGGCGTCCGGGGAGCCGCGGTGGCGGCCGGAGGGCGAGGGGTCGGCGGAGGGATCCGCCGAGGACCCCTTCGAGCCGTCCGACGCCGAGTCGGCCGGGTCGTCCGAGCCGTCCGAGGTCGGGTCATCCGAGGCCGAGCCGTCCGACGTCGGGGTGTCCGATGCCGAGCCGTCCAGTCCGTCGGGGGACTCGGAGGTGTGGGGGGCCGCCGGCTTCTCGGCCGATCCGGACGAATCCGGCTTACCGGCGCCGTCGGACGTCCCCGAACGGTCCGACTCCGGGGAGGAGGAGCCGTCCCGCTCCCGGCCCCCCGTCTCGCCCCGGCCCGCCCCCGGGTCCCGGGTGGCCGTGCCACCGGGGTCCACATCGGGGGCGCCGGAGCCGTCGGTGAGCCCCGCACCCAGCGCACAGCTCGGCCAGGCGTCGGGGCCGCGGTCGCCGAGGATCGACTGGGCGACGGATATCTGCTGGGAGCGGCTGGCCAGGTCGGGGCGCGGGGCGTACTCCGTGCCGCCGTAGTCCTTCCACATGTCGAGGGTGAGCTGCAGTCCGCCGTAGAAGCCGTTGCCCTCGTCGGCGCTCCACATACCGCCGCTCTCGCACTCGGCGACCTGATCCCAGGTGGCGGTCTGGGCGGCCTGTGCGCCGGACGCCCCGAAGAGGGGCAGGGCGATGCTCGCTCCCGTGACCCCCGCCGCGACGATGATGGCCGGAGCCTGACGGGGGCGACGGTGTCGACCATTACCGGAACGCATGCGATTGCCCTCTCTATGGCGAACTCGGTTGCCGGTGAACATAGCGAGGGCACTCGATCATCACAAGCCGATGTATCCCAGGTCACGCCACGGTCACACGACTGATCATTCGTCACCAATGTCCGTAGTACGGGGCTTGGCAGCCTCAGCGGTCCGCGGAATCCCAGGTCACCGGGAGCGTGCGCAGCCCGCGCATGATGAGCCCGCCGCGCCACCGCAGATCCTCCGGTTCCGCCGCGAGCCGCAGTCCGGGCAGGCGCCGCAGCAGGGTGGCGATCGCGGTCTGCGCCTCCAGCCGGGCGAGCGGGGCGCCGAGGCAGTAGTGGATGCCGTGGCCGTAGCCGAGGTGCTGGTTGTCGCGGCGGGTGAGGTCGAGGACGTCGGGCTCAGCGAACCGCTCGGGGTCCCGGTCGGCCGCGGCGAGCACCACCAGCACCGGCTCCCCTTCGGCGATGCGCTGCCCCGCGAGGGTGAGCGGCTCGGTGGCGAACCGCCAGGTGGCGATCTCCACGGGCCCGTCGTAGCGCAGCAGCTCCTCGACCCCGGCGGCCAGCAGCCGCTCGTCCCCTTCTTCCAGGGCCCGCTGCATGACGGCGCGCTGCTCCGGATGGCGCAGAAGTGCGTAGACGCCGTTGCCGATGAGGTTGACTGTGGTCTCGAAGCCGGCGAACAAGAGGATGAAGGCCATGGCCGCGGCCTCGTTCTCGGTGAGGTGCTCACCGTGGTCGCTGGCCCGGATCAGCCCCGAGATCAGGTCCTCCCCGTCCTCTTCTTCCCTCCGCTCCACGAGCTCCAGGCGCTTGCGGTGGATCAGCTCGCCGAGATACGCGCGGATCCTCTTCACGGCGCGGGCCACGCCGCCGCGCGGGCCTCCGCCGTGCCGGATCATCGCGCCGGCCCAGTCCCGGAAGTCGTCCTGGTCCTCGCGCGGCACCCCGAGCAGATCGCAGATCGCATAAATAGGGAGAGGAAAGGCGAACTCATGGATCAGGTCCGCCTCTCCCCTTTCCTCGAAGGCGTCGATGAGCTGATCGGTGAGGGTCTGTACCCGAGGGGCGAACGCGGCCACCCGGCGCGGGGTGAACGCCTTGGAGACCAGCCGTCGCAGCCGGGTGTGATCGGGAGGGTCGATATTGAGCAGATGCGTCATCAGGTCGGCACGTTGTTCGCCGGGAATGCCCACCTTGCCCTTTGCGTGAGCCGCCGCGCTGTGCCGCTGGGGGTTCTTGGAGAGCCGGGGATCGGCCAGCGCCTTCCTGGCATCCGCGTAACGGGTCACCAGCCAGGCGTCGACACCGCTGGGCAGCGTGGTCCGGTGCACCGGGGCGTGCTCGCGCAGCCAGGCGTACGCAGGGTAGGGATCGGTGGCGAACTCCCAGGTGAAGAGGGTGGGAGCGGAGCTGTCACGAGGCTGTTCCGACACGCCCCGACGATACCCGCGACCAGTCGCCCCCTCCGGCCTGTCGGAAGTAACGGGCAACAGAGAAATAAGTGAATAAGCAGAACAAAGAGAATAAGAGAGCAATGACCGGGATGAATGTCCAGCGGAATTCCTCATTCATCTCCACACACCCTTCACCACCCATGCACAGCGCGGGTCGAATGCCCGGATATCTGATGGCTGCGACCGCCGTTCGGTGGTTGCCCGCGCCGCCCCGATACGAACCCCCGGGGCATGCCCTGACGTCGGTCAACGCGGTGAACTGGCGGTGTGGCTGAAACGACGTCAGGTGAACGAATGGGACTGGGGCACATGCACGGGGCCCAGTGATACCGGTGATACGATCACCGCGCTTGCCAGGCGAGCCAAGGGCGCGTAAGACACACGGCGATCCGGCACATCAGCCGAGAGGGTCCCCACTCTGAGGAGCATTATGCCGCCAGTTGGGCATATGGAGCCGTTCCGGCGCACCGACGCCTGTGCGCTGCCGTCGGCAAGACGAGTGCGATGTCCCCGGAACCCGCGGGCGCCGTACGGGCGCTGACTTACCGCTGCTCAGGCACCTTTCAGACGCATAACGCACCACACCTCCCTAAAGTCCCTGGCGGTCTAGTCGTTCAAAGAGAGTCTTAATGACGCAATATCTACAGGATCCAGCGTTCTGGGCCCTGATCGCTGGCACGCCTCTCGCCGCAACCGCCATTGTTCGCGGGCGAAAGGCGCGGGCGAATCTGCGCCAGGAGAAGGCGGAGCTCGAGAAACGCGCGGCCGACCTCGACAACAATTACGCCGAGGCGGTCCAGGAGGCTCACAACCGCGCCGAGGAGGCCACCAAGAGCGCGCTGAAGTCCGCTATGCGTACGCTTCAGGGCCTCGCCAACGAGCAGCAGTTGGCCATCTCCAAGACACAGGACAAATACGGCGAGCATCAGCTTCTCCAGGACCTTCTGGAGATCGACCACATGAACTCGCAGTTCGGTCGGCGTGCGCAGTCCATCGCGGTGCTGTGTGACGGCTGGCTGGGTCGGCAGCGCGCCGTCGCGTCGGTGTACGACGTGGTCCGCAGCGCCAAGGGCCGCATCCGGCACTACACCCGGGTGGAAATCCGCTCACAGAGCAACTTCGCCCTGGTCAGCCGGGCCGTGGAACCGGTCGCGCTGGCGCTGGCCGAGCTTTTGGACAACGCGACCAGTTACTCCGCGCCCGACTCGCCGATCGACATCACCATCCGCACCGTCCCCAAGGGCGTCTGCGTCATCATCGACGACGCCGGTGTCGGTATGAACGAGGAGGAGAAGAACCGGGCGGACAAGCTGCTCTCGGCCACGCACGCCACCGGTGTAACGGGACTGGGCAATCCGCCGCAGTTCGGTTTCGCGGTGATCGGTGTGCTCGCCGCGCGCTACGGCTTCACGGTGTCCGTCGATTCGGCCTCTCCCTACGGTGGTGTACGCGCGGTCGTGCTTCTCCCCGAGGACCTTCTGACCAATATGCCCGAGCCGGAAGAGCAGCCGACGACCCACGTTCCCGCCGAGGCCGAGCAGCCGCAGCCGCAGCCGAGCGGTTCCGCCATGACCGGTGCCACCGTCAGCGGTTCGACCGTGAGCGGTGCCACTGCCGGGGGCCTGCCCAAACGTCGCCGTAAGGGCTCGATTTCCATCGTCCCCAGAGCGGACTCCACCAGTGCCCCGGCCCGGACGAGCGAGGAATCCGCATCGATCATGGGCGCGTTCCAGCGCGGCACGCAGTCCGGACGCTCAGCAAACCCGAACAGGGAAGGGCATGATCCTCAGTGAACAACGACCTGTCATGGATGCTTGAGAGCGCCCTGGAAGTACCAGGGGCTCGTCATGCGATCCTGGTCTCCGCCGACGGTCTGCTGATGGCCCGTTCTCAAGAGGTCAAAAAGGACGAGGCCGACACCGTCGCCGCGGCGATGAGCGGCATCCAGTCGCTGAGCCGCACCATGGCCGGCTTCTGCGGTGGCTCCCATATGACATGGCGCCAGACCCTGGTCGAGTTCGACGGTGGCTGGGTCTTCCTCATCTCCGCGGGTGAGGGCGCGTATCTGGCGGTCTCCTCCGCCCCGGACGTCGACATGGCCGACATCACCTTCCGGATGCAGCAGCTTGTCGGGCAGCTCGGCAAGGCGCTGTCCACACCACCTCGCGAAAACACCGGAATTCAGGCATGACGGCACCAGGCGAGCAGGAGCCCCAGTCCGCTCAATTAGTGCGACCGTACGTCATCACGAACGGTCGCGGACTTCCGGAGAATGACCAGTTCAACCTGATCACGCTGGTCACCGCGTCCGAACAGAGACCCCCCAGTCAGCTCGACCCGGAGAAGCGCAGCCTCTTGGAGCTGTGCGCGGGTGGTTATCTCTCGGTTGCCGAGATAGCGGGGCATATGGGGCTGCCGATCGGCATTGTGAAGGTCTTGCTGTCCGATCTCTCATCGGACGGATACCTCATCACCCGTGCCCCCGCGCCTCCCGCGCAGCTTGTCGACGTTTCGCTCCTTCAGGAGGTGCTGGATGGGCTCCAGGCCCGTTTCGGATGACGATGTCTATCTGAACGAAGCGGTGCAGATCGCGGCCAAGATCCTCGTCGTGGGGCATTTCGCGGTCGGAAAGACGACGTTCATCGGCACCATGTCCGAGATTCCTCCGCTGCGCACCGAGGAGCGGATGACTCAGGCCGGAGCGCATGTCGATGACCTCATGGGCACCCGAGGCAAGACCACGACCACCGTGGCCATGGACTTCGGCCGGCTCACGCTGAGCGAGAGACTTGTCCTTTATCTCTTCGGCACGCCCGGACAGGAGCGCTTCGTCCAGGTGTGGGAGGACATGACCCGAGGCGCTCTCGGGGCACTGATCCTCGTCGATCCCGAACGCATCAAGGAATCCTTCCCGGTGATCGACCTGGTGGAGCACTACGGACTTCCCTATGCGATTTCCGTCAATCACTTCGACGGCACGCCGGCCCGCCCCGACGCAGAATTGCGCGAGGCGCTCGATCTGCTGCCCGAGACCCCCATCGTCACCTGTGACGCACGTGACGAGAAGTCATCGGCCAATGCCCTGATGGCGCTTGTCCGTTACCTACAGGAACGTACCCGCTAGGAGCACCTGATGAACATGCAATCGGATTTTTCGGCGGTGCCACCACCCGGCTGCCCCGCCCATGGCAGTGGCAAGCGGGTGCCGCTGTACGGGCCGGAGTTCACCGCCGATCCGGGTGCCTATTACACGTATATGCGCTCGTTCGGCGCGACCGCTCCGGTCGAGCTCTCCCCGGGTGTCGAGGCCACGCTGGTCACGGACTACTCGGCAGCCCTTCAGTTGCTGCAGAACCCGGACACCTTCCGGAAGGACTCGCGCCGCTGGCGCGACTACAACGAGGGCAAGGTCACCCGGGACAATCCGGTCGCCCCGCTGCTGGAATACCGGCCGAACTGCATGTTCACCGACGGCGCGGAGCATATGCGGCTGCGTCAGGCGGTGACCGACAGCCTGGCCCGGGTGGATACGCATCGACTGAGCCGCCATGTCGAGCGCGTCGCGGACTATCTGATGGACCAGTTCACCTCCCGCGGCTCGGCCGATCTGCTCAATGACTATGCCAAGCTGCTGCCGCTGTTTGTTTTCAATGAGCTCTTCGGATGCCCGGCGGAAATCGGCGACCGGGTCATCTTCGGTATCTCCGGGATGTTCGACGGCATCAACGCGGAGAAGGCGAACGAGGTCCTCGTCCAAAGCCTCAGCGAACTTGTCGCCCTGAAGCGCAGGCAGCCCGGGGAAGATGTCACCTCCTGGCTTATGCAGCACCATGCCCAGCTCACCGACGAGGAAATGGCTCATCAGCTCGTCCTGCTGCTGGGGTCCGGTGCCGAGCCCCAGCGGAATCTCATCGCCAACGCGCTGCTGCTCCTGCTCTCCGACGAGCGGTACGCGGGAGCCGGGCTGCTGGTCGAGGACGCCCTCGACGATGTGCTGTGGAACAGCCCGCCGATGTCCAACTACGCCCCCCATTACCCGGTTTCCGACGTGGACTTCGCCGGAACCCGGCTGCGGGCGGGCGATCTGGTACTGGTCTCCATCGCGGCGGCGAACACCGACCCCGCGCTGTCCGCCTCCCGGCAGCAGCTCAGCAAGCGGGCGCACCTCGCCTGGAGCGCGGGTCCGCACGCCTGCCCGGCCAAGGACACCGCTCAGCTCATCGGTGTGGTGGCCATCGAAAAACTGCTCAACCAGTTGCCCGATATTGAACTCGCGGTGCCCGAGTCGAGCCTGACTTGGCGCCCCGGTCCGTTCAACCGTGGGCTGACCGCACTGCCTGCCCGATTCACTCCGATACGTACGGACAAACAGCCCGTTGCACAGCAACAGATACCGACGGGCGACCATCGCGGGCACGCCCAGAATAGGCAGGAGAAGGGCGGCTTGTGGAGTTCGTTCCTCTCATGGTGGAGAGCGTGATCCACACCACATCCGGAACCCATTTCATACCGCATGAATGTTCAACTGAACGGGTAGGCACTATCGCGCAAATTTTGTTGGCCCTTTCCTAAGAGGAGCTGTCGTGAGGTCTCCCGCCGCCGACGACACCACTGTCGGTCGACGATCCGCGGTTTCACTCATATCCCGACTGCACCACCCCCGCGGCCAATCGAACACCTACCCTAATTTCGCGGAAGCACACGCGATGGGAGCCGAGATACCCGCCCCACGGGGCGGGTATCTTCTCGTGGGGCATGACCGCCCGATTACCCCGCCGCACAAACCCAAACAGCCGTTCCTCTCGATTCAGCGGGAGGTTCGATGAACGGTTTCCATTCGGGTGAGGCGCTGCTCGGCGACCTCGCCACCAGCCAGCTCACCCGGCTGTGCCAGGTGGCGGGGCTCAGCGAGGCCGATACGGCCGCCTACACCGGGGTACTGATCGAGAGTCTGGGCGCCTCGGCCGGACGGCCGTTGGCGCTGCCACCCCCGTCTCGGACGTTTCTGTCCGACGACCACAGCCCCGTGGAGTTCTCCCTGGCCTTTCTGCCGGGCCAGGCTCCGGACCTGCGGGTCCTGGTGGAACCGGGCTGCTCCCGGGGCGACGACCTCGCGGAGAACGGCCGGGCCGGTCTGCAGGCGATCCACGCCATGGCGGACCGCTGGGGGTTCTCGACCGACCAGCTCGACCGGCTCGAGGACCTGTTCTTCCCCCACTCCCCCGAGGGCCCGCTGGCCCTGTGGTGCGCCCTGGAACTCCGCCCCGGCGGCGTCCCCGGGATCAAGGTCTATCTCAACCCCTCGGCGAACGGCGCCGACCGGGCCGCCGAGACGGTACGCGAGGCGCTGGCCAGGCTGGGCCATCGGCAGGCGTTCGACTCGCTGCCCCGGTCGGACGGCTTCCCGTTCTTCGCCCTGGACCTCGGCGACTGGGACGCCCCGCGGGTGAAGGTCTACCTCAAGCACCCCGGCCTGTCCCCCACCGAGGCGGGCTCCCTCCCCCGGATGTCGCCCGCACCGGGCCCGGAGCGGCTGGAGGAGTTCTTCCGTACCGCGGGGGACCTCCCCGCCGACGACCTCACCGCCGATGAGGACGCCGTCCGGCTCACCGGGCGCCCCGCCCTCACCTGCCACTCCTTCACGGAGACGGCGACCGGGCTGCCCAGCGGATACACCCTCCACGTGCCCGTCCGCGACTACGTCCGGCACGACGGCGAGGCGCGGGAGAGGGCGGTCGCCGTGCTGCGCAGCCATGACATGGACAGTGCAGCACTCGACCGGGCGCTGGCCGCCGTGAGCCCGCGCCCCCTCGGCGACGGGGTCGGCCTGATCGCCTACCTGGCGCTGGTCCATGAGCGCGGCCGGCCGCAGCGGGTGACCGTCTACGTCTCCTCCGAGGCGTACCGGACCCGGCCGCCGCGGGAGACGGTCCCCACCCGCGACCGGGTGCGGGCAGGGCTGTGACATCCGCCGAGACACGGAACAACGAAAAGACAGGAGCAGCGGTCAGCGTGGAGCCGTACAGGATCAAGGTCGTCGAACCGATCCCCTTCACCACCCGGCAGCAGCGCGAAGAGGCGCTGCAGCGGGTGAACTACAACCTCTTCGATCTGCGCGCCGAAGAGGTGACCATCGATCTGCTCACCGACTCGGGCACCGGAGCGCTCTCCGCCGCCCAGCTCGCCGCGGGGATGGCCGGCGACGAGTCCTACTCGGGCTCCCGCTCGTTCTACCGGTTCCACGAGACGGTCACCGAGCTCACCGGTTACGCGCATATCCTCCCCGCCCACCAGGGGCGCGCCGCCGAGCGGGTGCTGTTCACCACCCTGCTGGAGCGCGGCAACCTCGTGCTGTCGAACACCCACTTCGACACCACCCGGGCCAATGTCGAGCTGAACGAGGCCGAGGCGCGCGACCTGCCGTGTCCCGAGGCCAAGAACCTCGACAGCACCGAGCCGTTCAAGGGCAACATCGACCTGGAGGCGCTCGCCCAGACGCTGTCCGGGCCCGACGGCTCCCGGGTCGCCATGGTGGTCATGACCATCACCAACAACGGCGGCGGCGGCCAGCCCGTCTCCATGGACAACCTCAAGCGGACGGCGGCCCTGTGCCGTCAGCACGGCGTCCCGCTCTTCCTGGACGCCGCCCGGTTCGCCGAGAACGCCTGGCTGGTCACCCGCCATGAGGAGGGCTACCGCGACCGCACCCCCCGGCAGGTCGCGGAGGAGGCGTTCCGGCTGGCGGACGGCTGCATGATGAGCGCCAAGAAGGACGGCATCGTCCACATCGGCGGCTTCATCGGCACCAACGACCCGGAGCTCGCCCAGAAGTGCGAGCTGCTCCTCATCGCCACCGAGGGGTTCGCGACCTACGGCGGTCTGGCCGGACGCGACCTCGACATGATGGCGCAGGGGCTGAAAGAGGTGACCGAGCCGAGCTATCTCGCCGAGCGCGCCGAGATCGCCTCCCACCTCGCCCACCGGGTCCGCGACGCGGGCGTGGACATCGTCGAGCCGCCGGGCATGCACGCGCTCTACCTCAACGCCGGGCGGCTGCTGCCGCACCTCCCGCCGCACCAGTACCCCGGCCACGCCCTGGCCTGCCAGCTCTACCTGGAGGGCGGCATCCGCTCGGCCGAGCTGGGCTCGCTCTACCTCGGTGAGGAGGACGAGCACGGGAACCCGATCAAGAGCGCGCCGTACGAGCTGGTCAGGCTCGCCCTGCCGCGCCGGGTCTACACCCGCAGCCACTACGACCACGTGGGCGAGACGCTCGCGAAGATCGCCAAGAACGCGGACCAGGTGTACGGCTTCCGGATCACCGACCAGTCGCCGATCCTGCGCCACTTCCGCGCCACGCTGGTGCCGGTGCCCATCACGGGCTGACCGCGCCGCACGATCAGGGGCACGGACAAGGGCCCGGCACCGGACACCACCGGTGCCGGGCCCCCGTCATGCGCCCGTATCGCGCGCCCGCGTCATGCGCCTACGGCGCGATGGGCGGCCCGTACCCCGGTGCCCCGTGGCCGGGCTCGCGCCTCAGCCGTTGCCGAACGAGCCGCTGCCGCCCTCGGTCCAGGTCGGCCGGCCCTCGGCGCCGCCCTTGCCGGAGTCCCGCGTCCCCGAGCCGCCCAGCTCGGACGGGAACCGGCGGCCACGGTCCCGTGCCAGCTCATCGGGCTCGCGGTGCTGGGTGACATAGCCGACGCCGGCGTCGTCGTCCTGATGCCCCGGGCCATGGCCCGCCGCCCGCGCCTCGTGGTCGGCCTCCTGGGCCTTCTGCCAGGCGCCGGCGCGGGGCTGCGGCTGCTGGGGCGGGACCGGTTCACGGGCCCGTAGCCGTATCCCCCACCACACGGCCCCGAAGCACAGGATGACGACCACCAGACCGACGATGAACGGCCCGGTCCCGATCAACAGGTCCCGGGGCACGGCGAGATCCTCGGTGTACGTATCCATGGCGGCCGGGTACCCGGACCCGCCCGGATATCACTCCGGCCCCACGGGCGTCACACCCCGCCCGCGTCACCGCGCCGCGTCACCCGCCCCGCACCCGCGCCCCGGATCACCGACGCCGCGTCACCGCGCCCCGGATCACCGCGCCGCGTCACCGCCCCGCGGAGCCCTCCGCCGCCCGTATCGCGTCGCGGTAGGCACGGGCCGCCGCGCGCAGCGCCGCCTCCGGGTCCACGCCGTCCGCCTCGGCGCGCACCGCGAGCGCCAGCAGCTCATAGCCGACGCCCGCCCCGTCCGGCAGGGCCACGTCGAGGGCGGCCATACGGGCGCGGAAGGCCAG is a window of Streptomyces violaceusniger Tu 4113 DNA encoding:
- a CDS encoding transglycosylase family protein translates to MLKSNGKHRRPSKATRIAALTGLAGAAVAAPLIGATSASAASGVQWDQVAQCEAGGNWSINTGNGYYGGLQFSSSTWAAYGGTAYAPTADKASKSQQIQIAEKVLGSQGKGAWPVCGKGLTSGGSPSAPSAPSAPSAPSAPSGSQDQPSASTKSAPAAQPAQPKAQPHTAPERATREQPRGPIKKGDGEYKVKSGDTLGKIAKEHHVKGGWKKLFKLNDDIVEKADLIYPGQKLHLG
- a CDS encoding roadblock/LC7 domain-containing protein, with amino-acid sequence MNNDLSWMLESALEVPGARHAILVSADGLLMARSQEVKKDEADTVAAAMSGIQSLSRTMAGFCGGSHMTWRQTLVEFDGGWVFLISAGEGAYLAVSSAPDVDMADITFRMQQLVGQLGKALSTPPRENTGIQA
- a CDS encoding cytochrome P450 gives rise to the protein MNMQSDFSAVPPPGCPAHGSGKRVPLYGPEFTADPGAYYTYMRSFGATAPVELSPGVEATLVTDYSAALQLLQNPDTFRKDSRRWRDYNEGKVTRDNPVAPLLEYRPNCMFTDGAEHMRLRQAVTDSLARVDTHRLSRHVERVADYLMDQFTSRGSADLLNDYAKLLPLFVFNELFGCPAEIGDRVIFGISGMFDGINAEKANEVLVQSLSELVALKRRQPGEDVTSWLMQHHAQLTDEEMAHQLVLLLGSGAEPQRNLIANALLLLLSDERYAGAGLLVEDALDDVLWNSPPMSNYAPHYPVSDVDFAGTRLRAGDLVLVSIAAANTDPALSASRQQLSKRAHLAWSAGPHACPAKDTAQLIGVVAIEKLLNQLPDIELAVPESSLTWRPGPFNRGLTALPARFTPIRTDKQPVAQQQIPTGDHRGHAQNRQEKGGLWSSFLSWWRA
- a CDS encoding GTP-binding protein — translated: MGSRPVSDDDVYLNEAVQIAAKILVVGHFAVGKTTFIGTMSEIPPLRTEERMTQAGAHVDDLMGTRGKTTTTVAMDFGRLTLSERLVLYLFGTPGQERFVQVWEDMTRGALGALILVDPERIKESFPVIDLVEHYGLPYAISVNHFDGTPARPDAELREALDLLPETPIVTCDARDEKSSANALMALVRYLQERTR
- a CDS encoding transglycosylase family protein — encoded protein: MRSGNGRHRRPRQAPAIIVAAGVTGASIALPLFGASGAQAAQTATWDQVAECESGGMWSADEGNGFYGGLQLTLDMWKDYGGTEYAPRPDLASRSQQISVAQSILGDRGPDAWPSCALGAGLTDGSGAPDVDPGGTATRDPGAGRGETGGRERDGSSSPESDRSGTSDGAGKPDSSGSAEKPAAPHTSESPDGLDGSASDTPTSDGSASDDPTSDGSDDPADSASDGSKGSSADPSADPSPSGRHRGSPDAGGRAEDGDSADGQPSGRHASRDAVDRDQGPTGDDYTVRPGDNLSGIAEDRNVSRGWEGLYESNEDLIGIDPDLIIPGQRLDLTIREQ
- a CDS encoding tryptophanase, with the translated sequence MEPYRIKVVEPIPFTTRQQREEALQRVNYNLFDLRAEEVTIDLLTDSGTGALSAAQLAAGMAGDESYSGSRSFYRFHETVTELTGYAHILPAHQGRAAERVLFTTLLERGNLVLSNTHFDTTRANVELNEAEARDLPCPEAKNLDSTEPFKGNIDLEALAQTLSGPDGSRVAMVVMTITNNGGGGQPVSMDNLKRTAALCRQHGVPLFLDAARFAENAWLVTRHEEGYRDRTPRQVAEEAFRLADGCMMSAKKDGIVHIGGFIGTNDPELAQKCELLLIATEGFATYGGLAGRDLDMMAQGLKEVTEPSYLAERAEIASHLAHRVRDAGVDIVEPPGMHALYLNAGRLLPHLPPHQYPGHALACQLYLEGGIRSAELGSLYLGEEDEHGNPIKSAPYELVRLALPRRVYTRSHYDHVGETLAKIAKNADQVYGFRITDQSPILRHFRATLVPVPITG
- a CDS encoding cytochrome P450 family protein, whose translation is MSEQPRDSSAPTLFTWEFATDPYPAYAWLREHAPVHRTTLPSGVDAWLVTRYADARKALADPRLSKNPQRHSAAAHAKGKVGIPGEQRADLMTHLLNIDPPDHTRLRRLVSKAFTPRRVAAFAPRVQTLTDQLIDAFEERGEADLIHEFAFPLPIYAICDLLGVPREDQDDFRDWAGAMIRHGGGPRGGVARAVKRIRAYLGELIHRKRLELVERREEEDGEDLISGLIRASDHGEHLTENEAAAMAFILLFAGFETTVNLIGNGVYALLRHPEQRAVMQRALEEGDERLLAAGVEELLRYDGPVEIATWRFATEPLTLAGQRIAEGEPVLVVLAAADRDPERFAEPDVLDLTRRDNQHLGYGHGIHYCLGAPLARLEAQTAIATLLRRLPGLRLAAEPEDLRWRGGLIMRGLRTLPVTWDSADR
- a CDS encoding DUF6479 family protein yields the protein MDTYTEDLAVPRDLLIGTGPFIVGLVVVILCFGAVWWGIRLRAREPVPPQQPQPRAGAWQKAQEADHEARAAGHGPGHQDDDAGVGYVTQHREPDELARDRGRRFPSELGGSGTRDSGKGGAEGRPTWTEGGSGSFGNG
- a CDS encoding DUF742 domain-containing protein; this translates as MTAPGEQEPQSAQLVRPYVITNGRGLPENDQFNLITLVTASEQRPPSQLDPEKRSLLELCAGGYLSVAEIAGHMGLPIGIVKVLLSDLSSDGYLITRAPAPPAQLVDVSLLQEVLDGLQARFG
- a CDS encoding tryptophan dimethylallyltransferase family protein — translated: MNGFHSGEALLGDLATSQLTRLCQVAGLSEADTAAYTGVLIESLGASAGRPLALPPPSRTFLSDDHSPVEFSLAFLPGQAPDLRVLVEPGCSRGDDLAENGRAGLQAIHAMADRWGFSTDQLDRLEDLFFPHSPEGPLALWCALELRPGGVPGIKVYLNPSANGADRAAETVREALARLGHRQAFDSLPRSDGFPFFALDLGDWDAPRVKVYLKHPGLSPTEAGSLPRMSPAPGPERLEEFFRTAGDLPADDLTADEDAVRLTGRPALTCHSFTETATGLPSGYTLHVPVRDYVRHDGEARERAVAVLRSHDMDSAALDRALAAVSPRPLGDGVGLIAYLALVHERGRPQRVTVYVSSEAYRTRPPRETVPTRDRVRAGL
- a CDS encoding sensor histidine kinase, which encodes MTQYLQDPAFWALIAGTPLAATAIVRGRKARANLRQEKAELEKRAADLDNNYAEAVQEAHNRAEEATKSALKSAMRTLQGLANEQQLAISKTQDKYGEHQLLQDLLEIDHMNSQFGRRAQSIAVLCDGWLGRQRAVASVYDVVRSAKGRIRHYTRVEIRSQSNFALVSRAVEPVALALAELLDNATSYSAPDSPIDITIRTVPKGVCVIIDDAGVGMNEEEKNRADKLLSATHATGVTGLGNPPQFGFAVIGVLAARYGFTVSVDSASPYGGVRAVVLLPEDLLTNMPEPEEQPTTHVPAEAEQPQPQPSGSAMTGATVSGSTVSGATAGGLPKRRRKGSISIVPRADSTSAPARTSEESASIMGAFQRGTQSGRSANPNREGHDPQ